The segment TATTATCATTAAATAATTTATTTGGTCGATTTTAACAGTATCAGCAGCCCAATAATTAGGATTTTTCTTTAAAACGAGTTTGTCTGCAGTTTTGTAATCAGCTAATATAAAAGGTCCATTTGAAACTGCAAGATTAGGGTCTTTGGCCCATGTTTCAGGAGCTTTTTCTACTATATCTTTTCTAACAGGCATAAAGGCAGGGCGTGTAATAAGTGATAAGAAGTATGAAGTAGGAGTTTCAAGTGTTACTTTAAAAGTTTTATCATCAATAGCCTTGATGCCTACATCTTCGATTTTTGCTTTTCCTTCATAGTATGCTTTAGCATTTTTTATATAGAACATATGATAAGAATAAGGAGCAGCTGTAGAAGGGTCTAGTACTCTTTTCCATGCATATTCAAAGTCTTGAGCTCTTACAGGTTTACCGTCTGACCATTTGGCATCTCTTATATGAAAAGTATAAACTGTTCCATCATCAGAAATGTCAACTTTTTCAGCCATAGCATTTTCTAATTTTCCATCGATTTCTCTCATTAATCCTTCAAATGTATTATTGATAACATGGCTGCCGTCAATGGCATCGTTTAAACCAGGGTCTATAGTTCTTGGGTCAGCAGCGAGATTGAAATTGAGAACTACAGGTTCATTATTAGAAGTTTCATTTTTTTCCTGTGGCTGCTGTGTAGTTTTACTAGAACCACAACCAGATAATACGGTAGTTAAAATTAGCAAAACAGTTAAAGTTAATACAAATTTTCTTTTAAACATTATGTTTCCCCCTTTAAATTTTGTTGTTTTATAAAAATTGTAAAAATAAAAAAAGATTACAATTTATTTTTAGAACTTGATTTTTTGTTTATCTTATTTTTAATACGTTTAGAATTGAAAAAGTCATGTAAATTTTCAATTGTATTTATGTTGAAAGTAATTTTATCTTTCATTTTATAACTTAGAACAATTAATAATATTTCTGATAATAAAATAGCAGCAGAAATAAAATTGTAAAAGACTAAAGAATTATTTTCTGATTTTAGTACGATTTGAGCATTTGATGCTATAGGTGATTTTTCGCTATTGGTTATAGATATAAAATTTAAATTGTGTATAGATAAATATTCAGCTAATTTTATAATTTTTTCTGAGTAAAGAGGGAAAGAAATTAGTATAAATAAATCATCTTTACTTGCTCTAATTAAATCATAGATAAATATGGCACTGTCATCTATGTCTAGTATTTTTGTATTAATATTTAGTATTTTAAATCTAGTATGTAAAAAATCACATATTAGTTTTGAAACTCCTAAACCACATATGAATACAGTATTGGCATTTAAAATTAAGTTAGTAGCTTTTTCAATTGATTCTATGCTGTTATTTTCTATTATTTTATTTAAATTCATTTTTTGAATTTGAAATGTATTATTTATGGCATCTTCAATACTTTCTAATTCATCTAATGAAGATTTCATCTTTGCAGGAACTCTTAATTCTTCTTTTATTAAATGTTCAAAACTCTTTTTTAAATCAATAAAAGAGTCTATTTTGATAGCTTTACAGAAGTTAAGTATGGTAACTTCCGAAACATTAAGCTCACTGCTTAATTCTTTTAAACTCATAAAAGGAATTTTATTTTTGTTTTTTATTAGATATTTTGCAATATTTTTTTGCTTATTGCTTAAATTGGGAAGATTGTTTCTAATAACTTTTAGAACAGACAAATAATTACCACTCCTTTTTTAAAGTATGATACTATAAATATTACATATAGTCAATGAAAATGTTACAAAAAATTAAAGTAAATACTTTATTTAAGAAAAATTTAATATATTCTGCAAAATATTGCAAATTACTCAAGTTTATTTCATAAAAAATAAAATGTTTAATATAAAATAAATAAAAATAACATATAAAAATTAGAAAAATTAAAGTTAATACTGAAATAATTATGATATAATTATTTCAAAAATATAAAAGTTTAAAGTAGGGGGATTAAAATGTCAATTGTAGCTAAAGTGTATAGGGGAAATGTAGTAGATTTAACACATATAGGTCATATTGCTGTAGTGGATTATATGGGAAATATATTGTATTATTATGGAAATCCTTATAGAGTTACTTTTGCAAGGTCATCTGCTAAACCAATTCAAGCTATTCCCGTAATAGAAAGTGGAGCGGCTGATGAATATGGAATAGAAGATAAAGAAATAGCCTTATTTTGTGCATCTCATAGTGGAGAACAGTTTCATGTAAATTCAGTGCGAAGTATTCTATCAAAAGCTGGTCTTGATGAAGAGTATTTAAAATGTGGAACTCATATGCCTATTGCAGAATATGCGGCAGAGGAGCTT is part of the Caminicella sporogenes DSM 14501 genome and harbors:
- a CDS encoding MurR/RpiR family transcriptional regulator; translated protein: MSVLKVIRNNLPNLSNKQKNIAKYLIKNKNKIPFMSLKELSSELNVSEVTILNFCKAIKIDSFIDLKKSFEHLIKEELRVPAKMKSSLDELESIEDAINNTFQIQKMNLNKIIENNSIESIEKATNLILNANTVFICGLGVSKLICDFLHTRFKILNINTKILDIDDSAIFIYDLIRASKDDLFILISFPLYSEKIIKLAEYLSIHNLNFISITNSEKSPIASNAQIVLKSENNSLVFYNFISAAILLSEILLIVLSYKMKDKITFNINTIENLHDFFNSKRIKNKINKKSSSKNKL